The following coding sequences are from one Melospiza melodia melodia isolate bMelMel2 chromosome 2, bMelMel2.pri, whole genome shotgun sequence window:
- the LATS2 gene encoding serine/threonine-protein kinase LATS2 produces MRPKTFPATTYSGNSRQRLQEIREGLKQPSKSSGQGLPIGAGSETSLEPKILIGKDAARQQQMRQTPKFGPYQKALREIRYSLLPFANESSTSAVVEVNRQMLQELVNAGCDQEMAVRALKQTGSRSIEAALEYISKMSYLDPRNEQIVRVIKQTSPGKGIVPNNVTRRPSFEGSNESFPSYHQISNAAYEGTGFGAEGANMLAEVPRPYMDYLISTSQSSAMTAPVQRPSGVGTHSTPTSHQQKAYPANMESSVINYPVANHSSQALQLQASHGCNSQHYTRQHMMVQGEPMGYGVQRSPSFQNKMQQEGGYANLPNKGAVVQNNTGHAFQQAPASLYISHSHHKQTSPSSHQMHVISRGPAFANDFSDSPPQNLLTPSRNSLNMDLYDMNNPQIQQWQAATPSRRDSVQNPGIETSPRQHVSFRPDAAVPSRTNSFNNHQQQPQVTVSMRQVPPGKPDPSITSPNTITAVTSAHILQPVKSMRVMRPEPQTAVGPSHPAWLPAQAPAVDGLEIMEQHVPPPGAANAYQLDVDYGNQELRCPPPPYPKHLFLPGTSEQFDINCLCTGVEQTLRVVPTSTSNKAEESSERNDKSSKSAKAEKPSKDKKQIQTSPVPVRKNSKDEEKRESRIKSYSPFAFKFYMEQHVENVIKTYQQKINRRLQLEQEMAKAGLCEAEQEQMRKILYQKESNYNRLKRAKMDKSMFVKIKTLGIGAFGEVCLACKVDTHALYAMKTLRKKDVLNRNQVAHVKAERDILAEADNEWVVKLYYSFQDKDNLYFVMDYIPGGDMMSLLIRMEVFPERLARFYIAELTLAIESVHKMGFIHRDIKPDNILIDLDGHIKLTDFGLCTGFRWTHNSKYYQKGSHIRQDSMEPSDLWDDVSNCRCGDRLKTLEQRAKKQHQRCLAHSLVGTPNYIAPEVLLRKGYTQLCDWWSVGVILFEMLVGQPPFLAPTPTETQLKVINWESTLHIPSQIKLSPEATDLITKLCCAAEDRLGRNGADDIKAHSFFHSMDFSTDIRRQPAPYVPKISHPMDTSNFDPVEEESPWSDASGDSTRTWDPLASSNNKHTEHAFYEFTFRRFFDDNGYPFRYPKPSGMEVCQSEKSDVEDKGVVDQTGACQPVYV; encoded by the exons GAGATGGCTGTCCGGGCACTGAAGCAGACAGGGAGCAGAAGTATTGAGGCAGCCCTGGAGTACATCAGTAAGATGAGCTACTTGGATCCCAGAAATGAACAGATAGTACGTGTAATTAAGCAAACCTCACCAG GAAAGGGTATTGTGCCAAATAATGTAACCCGCAGGCCAAGCTTTGAAGGATCAAATGAATCTTTTCCGTCCTACCATCAGATCAGTAATGCAGCCTATGAAGGGACAGGCTTTGGAGCAGAAGGTGCAAATATgcttgctgaggttcccaggccATACATGGACTATTTAATCTCTACTTCTCAGTCTTCAGCTATGACTGCTCCTGTGCAGCGACCCTCTGGAGTAGGCACTCACAGCACACCAACAAGCCATCAGCAGAAAGCATACCCTGCAAATATGGAGTCTTCTGTGATTAATTATCCAGTGGCTAATCACAGCagtcaggccctgcagctgcaggcGTCCCATGGCTGCAACAGCCAACATTACACCAGGCAGCACATGATGGTGCAGGGGGAACCTATGGGATATGGTGTTCAGCGGAGTCCATCCTTCCAAAACAAGATGCAGCAGGAGGGGGGATATGCCAATCTCCCAAATAAAGGGGCAGTTGTTCAGAACAACACTGGTCATGCATTTCAGCAGGCACCAGCAAGCCTGTATATCTCACATTCTCACCACAAGCAGACAAGTCCTTCTTCTCATCAAATGCATGTGATATCCAGAGGTCCAGCCTTTGCTAATGATTTTTCAGACAGTCCACCACAAAATCTACTGACTCCATCTAGAAACAGCCTAAACATGGACCTCTATGACATGAATAATCCTCAAATTCAGCAGTGGCAGGCAGCAACACCATCACGCAGAGATTCTGTACAAAACCCAGGAATAGAAACATCTCCACGGCAACATGTATCCTTCAGACCTGATGCCGCAGTGCCAAGCAGAACAAACTCCTTCAACAACCACCAGCAACAGCCACAAGTGACCGTGTCTATGAGACAGGTTCCTCCAGGAAAACCCGATCCTTCCATCACGTCTCCAAACACAATCACGGCAGTCACGTCAGCTCATATCCTGCAGCCAGTGAAGAGCATGCGCGTGATGAGACCAGAGCCTCAGACTGCAGTGGGACCGTCCCACCCTGCGTGGCTGCCGGCACAGGCACCGGCTGTGGATGGCCTGGAGATCATGGAGCAGCACGTGCCACCGCCTGGAGCAGCTAATGCCTACCAGCTCGATGTGGATTACGGTAACCAGGAGCTGCGCTGTCCACCCCCGCCCTATCCCAAGCATTTGTTCCTTCCTGGCACCTCTGAGCAGTTTGATATCAACTGCTTGTGCACCGGCGTGGAGCAGACTCTGCGTGTGGTCCCCACTTCAACAAGCAACaaggctgaagagagcagtgagaGAAATGACAAAAGCAGCAAGAGCGCTAAAGCTGAAAAACCAAGCAAAGATAAAAAGCAGATTCAGACGTCTCCGGTGCCTGTGCGAAAAAATAGCAAAGATGAGGAAAAGCGAGAATCCCGGATAAAGAGCTACTCACCTTTTGCCTTCAAGTTCTACATGGAGCAACATGTAGAGAATGTCATAAAGACCTACCAGCAGAAAATTAACAGAAGGTTACAATTGGAGCAAGAAATGGCAAAA GCAGGCCTCTGTGAAGCAGAACAGGAACAAATGAGGAAAATTCTCTACCAGAAGGAGTCCAACTACAACAGACTTAAAAGGGCCAAAATGGACAAATCTATGTTTGTGAAAATCAAGACTCTGGGTATTGGTGCATTTGGAGAGGTGTGCCTGGCCTGCAAAGTGGACACCCATGCCCTGTATGCCATGAAGACTCTGCGGAAGAAGGACGTGCTGAACCGGAATCAGGTGGCTCATGTCAAAGCAGAGAGGGACATACTTGCTGAGGCAGACAATGAGTGGGTGGTTAAACTCTATTACTCCTTCCAAGATAAAGACAATTTGTACTTTGTGATGGACTACATCCCTGGTGGGGATATGATGAGCCTGCTGATTCGGATGGAGGTCTTCCCAGAGCGTCTGGCTAGATTTTATATTGCAGAGCTCACTTTGGCCATAGAGAGTGTGCACAAAATGGGATTTATTCATCGAGATATCAAGCCTGACAACATTCTGATAGACCTCGATGGGCATATCAAACTGACTGACTTTGGACTGTGTACTGGATTCAGGTGGACTCACAATTCAAAATACTATCAGAAAG GGAGCCACATCAGACAAGACAGCATGGAGCCCAGTGATCTTTGGGATGATGTGTCCAACTGTCGATGTGGAGATAGGCTGAAGACATTGGAACAAAGAGCTAAGAAGCAGCACCAGAGATGTCTGGCCCACTCATTAGTTGGAACCCCTAATTACATTGCTCCTGAAGTCCTGCTTCGTAAAG GATACACTCAGCTCTGTGACTGGTGGAGTGTTGGTGTCATCCTTTTTGAGATGTTAGTGGGACAGCCTCCTTTCCTGGCTCCTACACCCACAGAAACCCAGCTGAAG GTAATAAATTGGGAAAGCACACTGCACATTCCCTCACAGATCAAGCTGAGCCCTGAGGCAACTGATCTGATCACAaagctctgctgtgctgctgaggacAGGCTTGGAAGAAATGGAGCAGATGATATTAAAGCCCATTCTTTCTTTCACTCTATGGACTTCTCTACCGATATCCGTAGGCAGCCAGCTCCCTATGTTCCAAAGATCAGCCATCCAATGGACACTTCAAATTTTGATCCAGTTGAAGAAGAAAGTCCTTGGAGTGATGCTAGTGGTGACAGCACCAGGACCTGGGATCCACTAGCCTCTTCCAACAACAAACACACAGAGCATGCTTTTTATGAGTTTACTTTCCGAAGATTCTTTGATGACAACGGGTATCCGTTCAGGTATCCCAAACCTTCTGGAATGGAAGTTTGCCAGTCTGAGAAGTCTGATGTAGAAGACAAAGGTGTGGTAGATCAGACTGGAGCTTGTCAGCCTGTATATGTGTAA